In the genome of Nocardioides seonyuensis, one region contains:
- the lexA gene encoding transcriptional repressor LexA: protein MAKKDAPGSQGPDAKVVAMPDGPPDATGLTPRQQRVLATIKDAIEQRGYPPSMREIGQAVGLTSSSSVAHQLRVLEGKGFLKRDPNRPRALEVFLPEVMAARKAMGSAEESSVDETGIGDLAPTALNIPLVGRIAAGGPILAEEQVTDVFPLPKQLVGDGTLFLLEVSGDSMIDAAICNGDYVVIRQEQTATNGQIVAAMIDGEATVKTFQRKDGHVWLLPHNAAYDPIPGDNATILGVVTAVLRSL from the coding sequence ATGGCGAAGAAGGACGCACCGGGCTCCCAGGGCCCCGACGCGAAGGTCGTGGCCATGCCCGACGGACCGCCAGACGCCACCGGCCTGACGCCTCGCCAGCAGCGCGTGCTCGCCACCATCAAGGACGCCATCGAGCAGCGCGGCTACCCGCCGAGCATGCGCGAGATCGGGCAGGCCGTGGGCCTGACGTCCTCCTCCAGCGTCGCCCACCAGCTGCGCGTCCTCGAGGGCAAGGGCTTCCTCAAGCGCGATCCCAACCGTCCGCGCGCCCTCGAGGTGTTCCTGCCCGAGGTGATGGCAGCGCGCAAGGCCATGGGTTCGGCCGAGGAGTCCTCGGTCGACGAGACCGGCATCGGCGACCTCGCCCCCACCGCGCTCAACATCCCGCTCGTCGGCCGCATCGCCGCCGGCGGCCCGATCCTCGCCGAGGAGCAGGTCACCGACGTCTTCCCGCTTCCCAAGCAGCTCGTCGGCGACGGCACGCTCTTCCTCCTCGAGGTCTCCGGTGACTCGATGATCGACGCGGCGATCTGCAACGGCGACTACGTGGTGATCCGCCAGGAGCAGACCGCGACCAACGGCCAGATCGTCGCCGCGATGATCGACGGCGAGGCGACGGTCAAGACCTTCCAGCGCAAGGACGGCCACGTGTGGCTGCTCCCCCACAACGCCGCCTACGACCCGATCCCCGGTGACAACGCCACGATCCTCGGCGTCGTGACGGCGGTGCTGCGCAGCCTCTGA
- a CDS encoding vWA domain-containing protein: MTRRLPALTSTLAVASTIFVTALGFSSSPAAGAAPALAEEASGQLLVILDVSGSMERKDASGTTLMAGAREAVRDFVGSVPGEVEVGLRLYGSEYAGDAKAPGCRDTELAVPIAPASESGDEIVAAVEQARPTGFTPIGHSLTQAADDFSAEGERSIVLVSDGEDTCGDPTPCKAAKQLARDGIEVRVDTVGLFLQDNAAARKQLECIADATGGTYVPADDTAALTEQLSAVSSRAISRFQAAGEEVDGGPSQVQATPVEPGTTYVDDIVNGEARWYSIDLEVGQSIAVTATDDGTAEYGCCLAYELNKPDGSRLDRWGHYSEGTATTALVDSPLEDGVSEAGTYFFAAILDDTTSDEEYGAVEYQFTVEVTDVAMPTETATPSDTASATPTETPSNGGSEAADAAASDAEDGVPVVLWVVVGVLALAVLGLGALVLVLLRRMNASRP, encoded by the coding sequence GTGACTCGACGACTTCCCGCTCTCACCTCGACCCTCGCCGTGGCCTCGACCATCTTCGTGACGGCCCTCGGCTTCTCCTCGTCGCCGGCGGCCGGCGCTGCGCCCGCGCTGGCCGAGGAGGCGAGCGGGCAGCTGCTCGTCATCCTCGACGTCTCCGGATCGATGGAGCGCAAGGACGCCTCCGGCACGACGCTGATGGCCGGCGCCCGCGAGGCGGTGCGCGACTTCGTGGGCTCGGTGCCGGGTGAGGTCGAGGTCGGTCTGCGGCTCTACGGCAGCGAGTACGCCGGCGACGCCAAGGCGCCGGGCTGCCGTGACACCGAGCTCGCCGTACCCATCGCCCCAGCGTCGGAGTCGGGTGATGAGATCGTCGCCGCGGTCGAGCAGGCGAGGCCGACCGGCTTCACCCCGATCGGGCACTCCCTGACCCAGGCGGCCGACGACTTCTCCGCCGAGGGCGAGCGCTCGATCGTGCTGGTCAGCGACGGCGAGGACACTTGCGGCGACCCGACTCCGTGCAAGGCCGCCAAGCAGCTGGCCCGCGACGGCATCGAGGTCCGCGTCGACACCGTGGGCCTGTTCCTCCAGGACAACGCCGCCGCCCGCAAGCAGCTCGAGTGCATCGCCGACGCGACCGGTGGCACCTACGTCCCTGCCGACGACACCGCAGCGCTCACCGAGCAGCTCAGCGCAGTCTCGAGCCGGGCGATCTCGCGATTCCAGGCAGCGGGTGAGGAGGTCGACGGCGGCCCCTCGCAGGTCCAGGCGACTCCGGTCGAGCCCGGGACGACGTACGTCGACGACATCGTCAACGGCGAGGCGCGGTGGTACTCCATCGACCTCGAGGTCGGGCAGAGCATCGCGGTCACCGCCACCGACGACGGCACCGCGGAGTACGGCTGCTGCCTGGCCTACGAGCTGAACAAGCCCGACGGCAGCCGGCTGGACCGGTGGGGCCACTACAGCGAGGGCACCGCCACGACAGCCCTCGTCGACTCGCCGCTCGAGGACGGCGTGTCCGAGGCCGGCACCTACTTCTTCGCCGCGATCCTCGACGACACGACCTCCGACGAGGAGTACGGCGCCGTGGAGTACCAGTTCACCGTCGAGGTCACCGACGTCGCGATGCCGACGGAGACGGCGACCCCCTCCGACACCGCCAGTGCGACGCCGACCGAGACCCCGTCCAACGGCGGGTCCGAGGCGGCCGACGCGGCTGCCAGTGACGCCGAGGACGGTGTCCCTGTCGTCCTGTGGGTGGTGGTGGGCGTGCTGGCTCTGGCCGTCCTGGGTCTGGGCGCGCTCGTGCTGGTGCTGCTGCGGAGGATGAACGCCTCGCGGCCCTGA
- a CDS encoding ATP-dependent DNA helicase translates to MVPESVLASSTVAEVLTAAVAALGGQQRDGQVRMAEEVAAAMESHRHLLVQAGTGTGKSLGYLVPALLHDKRVVVATATLALQHQLVERDIPRLVEAVKGVDGVDTSHAVLKGRSNYACLHRIRNGVPDDQGTLVDVPMGSMAEKVLELRAWAEEESEAKGTGERDNAPRHTDREWRQVSVNHRECLGAAKCPFGQECFAELAREKAHRSHLIVTNHSLLAIDAIEEVPMIPDYDTVVIDEAHELTARVTQAATDELAVADVERAAKRANRWLADVDGDPIGDLESAADDLSDAIIATSPGRIDLVPEQLGEALARVRDAARGCISAFPKEGGEGDADAGRTQARGLLQEVFVNAERMASGSAADVLWLNEARDRIPARLHVAPLQVWGPMRDKLLTDKTVVFTSATLMLGGDFGAVATSLGLKPAERVLDGGSDPEGDGVLPWRGIDVGSPFDYGQQAILYVARHLPPPGRDGLGAAQLDEICELVDAAEGRTLGLFSSRRAAEAAAEVVRTRLPHLTTLAQGDAQLPELAKQFVEDPHTCLFGTLSLWQGLDVPGETCQQVIIDRIPFPRPDDPLMSARAKAADAMGRNGFMEVSATHAALLLAQGAGRLIRTTTDRGVVSVLDPRLATARYGGFLKASLPPMWTTTDPALVRKALARLAAG, encoded by the coding sequence CTGGTGCCTGAAAGCGTTCTTGCGTCCTCGACCGTCGCCGAGGTGTTGACCGCCGCGGTGGCGGCGTTGGGCGGCCAGCAGCGCGACGGGCAGGTGCGGATGGCCGAGGAGGTCGCCGCGGCGATGGAGTCCCACCGCCACCTGCTGGTGCAGGCCGGGACGGGCACCGGCAAGTCGCTGGGCTACCTCGTGCCCGCGCTGCTCCACGACAAGCGGGTCGTGGTGGCCACGGCGACCCTCGCCCTGCAGCACCAGCTCGTCGAGCGCGACATCCCGCGCCTGGTCGAGGCGGTCAAGGGCGTCGACGGCGTCGACACCTCCCACGCCGTGCTGAAGGGCCGCTCCAACTACGCCTGCCTCCACCGCATCCGCAACGGCGTGCCCGACGACCAGGGCACGCTGGTCGACGTACCGATGGGATCGATGGCCGAGAAGGTCCTCGAGCTGCGCGCCTGGGCGGAGGAGGAGTCCGAGGCCAAGGGCACGGGCGAGCGCGACAACGCTCCACGCCACACCGACCGCGAGTGGCGCCAGGTGAGCGTCAACCACCGCGAGTGCCTGGGCGCGGCCAAGTGCCCGTTCGGCCAGGAGTGCTTCGCCGAGCTCGCGCGCGAGAAGGCCCACCGCTCCCACCTGATCGTCACCAACCACTCCCTCCTCGCGATCGACGCGATCGAGGAGGTGCCGATGATCCCCGACTACGACACGGTGGTCATCGACGAGGCCCACGAGCTCACCGCCCGGGTGACCCAGGCGGCGACCGACGAGCTCGCGGTGGCCGACGTGGAGCGTGCGGCCAAGCGTGCCAATCGCTGGCTGGCAGACGTCGACGGCGACCCGATCGGCGACCTCGAGAGTGCCGCCGACGACCTCTCCGACGCCATCATCGCGACGTCACCGGGGCGGATCGACCTGGTCCCCGAACAGCTCGGTGAGGCCCTGGCGCGGGTGCGCGACGCCGCCCGCGGGTGCATCTCCGCCTTCCCCAAGGAGGGCGGCGAGGGCGATGCCGACGCCGGCCGCACCCAGGCGCGTGGGCTCCTGCAGGAGGTCTTCGTCAACGCCGAGCGGATGGCGAGCGGGTCGGCGGCCGACGTGCTCTGGCTCAACGAGGCCCGCGACCGGATCCCCGCTCGTCTCCACGTCGCGCCCCTCCAGGTGTGGGGGCCGATGCGAGACAAGCTCCTCACCGACAAGACGGTGGTGTTCACCTCGGCGACGTTGATGCTCGGGGGTGACTTCGGAGCGGTGGCGACCTCGCTCGGCCTCAAGCCGGCCGAGCGCGTGCTCGACGGCGGCTCCGACCCCGAGGGGGATGGTGTGCTGCCCTGGCGCGGCATCGACGTGGGCTCGCCGTTCGACTACGGCCAGCAGGCCATCCTCTACGTCGCCCGCCACCTGCCGCCGCCGGGCCGCGACGGCCTGGGTGCCGCCCAGCTCGACGAGATCTGCGAGCTCGTCGACGCAGCCGAGGGCCGCACGCTCGGGTTGTTCTCCTCGCGCCGTGCCGCCGAGGCAGCTGCCGAGGTCGTACGCACCCGCCTGCCCCACCTCACGACGCTCGCCCAGGGCGACGCCCAGCTGCCCGAGCTGGCCAAGCAGTTCGTCGAGGATCCCCACACGTGCCTGTTCGGCACGCTGTCGCTGTGGCAGGGCCTCGACGTGCCGGGCGAGACATGCCAGCAGGTGATCATCGACCGCATCCCGTTCCCGCGGCCTGACGACCCGCTGATGTCCGCGCGCGCCAAGGCCGCCGACGCGATGGGCCGCAACGGCTTCATGGAGGTCTCGGCGACCCACGCGGCCCTGCTGCTCGCGCAGGGCGCCGGACGCCTCATCCGCACCACCACCGACCGCGGGGTCGTCTCGGTCCTGGACCCGCGGCTGGCGACCGCGAGGTACGGCGGATTCCTCAAGGCGTCGCTGCCACCCATGTGGACCACGACCGACCCGGCGCTGGTGCGCAAGGCGCTCGCCCGGCTGGCCGCGGGCTGA